In Hamadaea flava, a genomic segment contains:
- a CDS encoding WXG100-like domain-containing protein, producing MSDVLEPVGRLWDAVLRYGGKAKDAIWPPDSESDVIALAEAWEAAADALQQAIDTSEAAAVQLLETWLDGAGFEMYYTLHSLNQGAGDSVGLTQLVADLRQIATKCRNYARDLADTKNQVRAEIALNAALFALACLGGPAGISLFASRMASQIAARVALMALRVATAASKMGKVSKFALGVAKEGFEEVGIDWTGQKLSQMQGYRTTIDLKQTATAGLAGAIGGPLSEGLREVPGLKQLTHKPGQAATAASSFITNGVTSPVAGHVAQNVMDGNLAAIGDVGAYAKAVRDNGFAAGAMAVGRSNTELAGRQIHSAVTGGPSTWSQVATELGHGSGPPNGNPPTPLAPDSAGAGAGNGAGAASGSAAGAGAAGGSGAGGSSSASASGGSTSGSGTPGSGSSGGSGSSGSGSGTSGAGGSSGASTSGGTSSSAGTSGSGSGSGSGGSAGSSGSGGPSGSGDVGDGVGAGAPDATTDVPSGPDENGADHQTAQESTPDGADQDQASPEAGNVADPTGGQNLGADGSATQQSGLPPAESTESASVDPAVTGPVAAAPATATRPAATRHTTIGATPAASNRSATNGQNQSGTDSEESGADGRGESTTEEQAGLDQAPASAPTGASAESEVVPESATASENSPTGTPDSTRPDNLPSEVDAVWDALPAGARQAVADLAAANQAAADRRSAGLSDLVTAMAASVTGESGLSLAETLDRMSEAQRRAFAERIAAYTGLASPTAADAAAVARPDGLPHDLAATWDALPPAVRHVVSRLAAAHPKAAAREQKALANALLGAAKSVVSGRRDRPLAELVAGMTEAERQTFADRMARKVTSLTTQQAAKDQSTATQRELARLGAQPGKGMVLEAADIQAKLDRLAALGVDIAHAEATLRDYLKNARSVQAGDQINATTLDGDATNVVGLLAAIDAALALAELPPELLAQLGTPGLTIEGLQVPVADQTDIDILGRLPDGTEVRFEVKDYGEFGLVQDRAKILQQLGTQRRLADEAYQRGQEAGEPSGRPPLVIGLYTNQLTNALLAQLLANGADAVWHYHGFQLFTSAVVHEGRGQRPAATDPNPPTAPTVPRGNTDAVDVVTQLLTSGFQVGDPVTVTTDPEGVDVVFGENTQRRVLVDRAALPPGTQVRLGYDPDAGAFRLTVGQDVDVNDPGVRVELAQALGRVVLGPSEFRADDRSSEDMFLDVLQAYSYMGISDVGHALAMSRPAGQTGREADVAAAVRLTQQARADEQRVMRVLRAALAVDPSLADVIVRLTAIDATVSGHPARRLARLVGRLDAPASDSAPAGDSAQDVRRRAEVGRIMAATLAATRGQLDQRMSGSVDVADLSTIADEAVNHALTVLGTAQANGDPLQAIGPDGAFTSETSTAAQVTAAEFQSELDSRTARDGQTERQRVALRPLAGGPARLDVSLRAALRSVAATLGFATPSEEVAMLARWGEALHGLAGEGTPESAAAIVDTARDVIRRTIANPDRMSIRDTDRGDAYVVFQRLLPNGQVVAVTVQVHRFLADREAIVTDVEVRPDLRTDAGRPMAGAMPHRVRLAPRRGPMRNDFVNDLGMGTPYTSATAIRAAMGRVADALGLTVTEDGGRTTYDLGWRDGEGPARVRVRIAGVGGGRGVEVRPPRPGRGERVWELRVDPRQLNRVGLPLDIAEALGLAYATHAEHVDGWVRPSADVTPQAARLAAIAAVMTVPQPASATPAGRRLAAEAQALIENLGLRLDQPEHGQRRAELASTIATLFGADAATAVDTLLADQGVAAADLSNAETRKFAEKAREQAAARDRARTVTDLLLDQQPGQATTQTPEIAELRGIGPTLTATEIAEQLATVLPEVALSRGLTLTAVRRDGLDTVATVTHPSLAGPVTVRLRTGSPATGTSAHTTIDFADRSVTITVAHGQSADLVSLHLVGALTQALETVGRTDDGRPGQPADALGHHQLSYRQRHDIHGASPADVALAAQIQWQAERMGVDHRAATVANLIVLLHQAGVRDGQVHSTLRRRLLVRLMPAPIAFRVKALLEMESVLDPAIRSAVPTMTTAPSRTVSRGRRRFTVNLPVSLESTGSLSTPPHQPLLPFVRRIGPRRADRLERRIAARRFQISRMGSDWVAARRTPTTAALARSALWPVKFLRARPLALLTGKLRYQRPWRVSAFSNRTGFTRLLLPDGSHKWVAYTKTAATRTINRLGGLRFSTYTPWNDNAAPDQGHGNRYGPTGTPPAWLFPLTGHAVIDLIAGIVGHLPVTVSTKDGSGIGTPLPFGNKESETRPTTIRAIGDFGDGTRIAIARMTPSPDLTNTHTFTAYVFIGTFLDVKIAGVTSFYIWVGGQGVSVTGSQDYDELVRNLAEITDEHRRLIAEGHRVRAWWHRRKAVSTYFGSFKGGGEMQPLVFEIGYSHRYTPYLDTFDRLGWDVSQVHDIASTPEHEHADNFHDPFTQGNDRAGLQINPNISILAGAFDPFTASRRLRTVLNPVNWARAWFQRPDVAEALGFRDAAPTLVPGTPGESHLPSGDRTPGLIESVINPPSDGTPAQPYRSPYNFDGPGDDDDDETPGPIVWTPPRG from the coding sequence ATGAGCGACGTCCTCGAGCCCGTCGGCCGCCTGTGGGACGCCGTCCTGCGCTACGGCGGCAAAGCCAAGGACGCCATCTGGCCGCCGGACAGCGAATCCGACGTCATCGCCCTCGCCGAGGCCTGGGAGGCGGCGGCCGACGCGCTGCAACAGGCGATCGACACATCGGAAGCGGCCGCCGTCCAGCTCCTCGAAACCTGGCTCGACGGGGCGGGTTTCGAGATGTACTACACGTTGCACAGCCTGAACCAGGGCGCCGGCGATTCCGTGGGGCTCACCCAGCTGGTCGCGGACCTGCGGCAGATCGCCACCAAGTGCCGCAACTACGCCCGGGACCTCGCCGACACCAAGAACCAGGTCCGGGCGGAGATCGCGCTGAACGCCGCGCTGTTCGCGCTGGCCTGCCTCGGCGGTCCGGCCGGCATATCACTGTTCGCGTCGCGGATGGCCAGTCAGATCGCGGCCCGGGTGGCGCTGATGGCCCTGCGGGTGGCCACCGCCGCCAGCAAGATGGGCAAGGTCTCGAAGTTCGCCCTCGGGGTGGCGAAGGAGGGGTTCGAAGAGGTCGGGATCGACTGGACCGGCCAGAAGCTGAGCCAGATGCAGGGATACCGCACCACCATCGACCTCAAGCAGACGGCCACCGCCGGGCTCGCCGGTGCGATCGGCGGGCCGTTGAGCGAAGGTCTGCGCGAGGTCCCCGGCCTCAAGCAGCTCACCCACAAGCCCGGACAAGCCGCCACCGCGGCCAGCTCCTTCATCACGAACGGGGTGACGTCCCCCGTCGCCGGGCACGTCGCGCAGAACGTCATGGACGGCAACCTCGCCGCGATCGGCGACGTCGGCGCGTACGCCAAAGCCGTCCGGGACAACGGATTCGCGGCGGGCGCGATGGCCGTCGGCCGGTCGAACACTGAGTTGGCCGGGCGGCAGATCCACTCCGCGGTCACCGGCGGGCCGAGCACCTGGAGCCAGGTGGCGACAGAGCTGGGTCACGGATCGGGGCCGCCGAACGGGAACCCGCCTACGCCGCTCGCGCCGGACAGCGCCGGGGCGGGAGCCGGGAACGGGGCGGGTGCAGCCAGCGGAAGCGCCGCGGGAGCCGGGGCGGCTGGGGGAAGCGGGGCCGGCGGATCATCCAGCGCGTCAGCGTCAGGCGGCTCGACCTCGGGCAGCGGCACGCCGGGTTCGGGTAGCTCCGGAGGCTCGGGCAGCTCGGGCTCCGGCAGCGGCACGTCCGGCGCGGGCGGATCATCCGGCGCGTCGACCTCGGGTGGCACGTCTAGTTCGGCCGGCACGTCGGGGTCGGGCAGTGGGTCGGGGTCGGGCGGCTCCGCTGGCTCCTCGGGGTCAGGCGGGCCTTCAGGCTCCGGTGACGTGGGTGACGGCGTGGGCGCGGGCGCACCCGACGCCACGACCGACGTCCCGTCCGGTCCGGACGAGAACGGAGCGGATCACCAGACTGCGCAGGAGTCCACACCCGACGGTGCGGACCAGGACCAGGCTTCACCGGAAGCCGGGAACGTGGCTGACCCGACCGGCGGGCAGAATCTCGGCGCGGACGGCTCCGCGACGCAGCAATCCGGCCTGCCGCCAGCCGAATCCACCGAATCCGCTTCGGTCGATCCAGCCGTCACGGGTCCGGTCGCTGCCGCGCCCGCCACCGCTACCAGACCGGCGGCGACCCGTCACACGACGATCGGCGCCACGCCGGCCGCCTCCAACCGATCGGCAACCAACGGGCAGAACCAGAGCGGGACCGACTCGGAGGAGTCCGGCGCAGACGGTCGTGGCGAGAGCACGACTGAGGAGCAGGCCGGCCTCGACCAGGCTCCGGCGTCAGCTCCGACCGGTGCTTCCGCGGAGTCCGAGGTGGTTCCCGAGTCGGCCACCGCCTCGGAGAACTCGCCGACCGGGACGCCCGATTCCACTCGCCCGGACAACCTGCCATCAGAGGTCGACGCTGTGTGGGACGCACTGCCGGCAGGCGCGCGACAGGCGGTCGCCGACCTAGCCGCCGCCAATCAGGCCGCCGCCGACCGCCGGAGCGCCGGGCTCAGCGATCTGGTCACCGCGATGGCTGCCAGCGTGACCGGAGAGTCCGGCCTGTCGCTCGCCGAAACGCTCGACCGGATGAGCGAGGCACAGCGCCGGGCATTCGCCGAGCGGATCGCGGCGTACACCGGACTGGCCAGCCCCACCGCCGCGGATGCCGCAGCCGTCGCCCGGCCGGACGGCCTGCCCCACGACCTGGCCGCGACGTGGGACGCCCTGCCGCCCGCCGTACGCCACGTCGTCAGCCGGCTGGCCGCCGCCCATCCGAAAGCCGCCGCACGGGAGCAGAAAGCACTGGCTAATGCGTTGCTGGGCGCGGCGAAGAGCGTCGTCTCCGGCCGCCGCGACCGGCCGCTTGCCGAGCTGGTCGCCGGCATGACCGAGGCCGAGCGGCAGACCTTCGCCGACCGGATGGCCCGCAAGGTCACCAGCCTCACGACGCAGCAGGCCGCGAAGGACCAGTCCACGGCGACTCAGCGAGAATTGGCTCGCCTCGGCGCTCAGCCTGGCAAGGGCATGGTGCTTGAGGCCGCCGACATCCAAGCGAAGCTCGATCGGCTCGCCGCGCTGGGCGTCGACATCGCCCACGCCGAGGCGACCCTGCGCGACTACCTCAAGAACGCGCGGTCGGTGCAGGCGGGCGACCAGATCAATGCGACCACACTGGACGGTGATGCCACCAACGTCGTGGGTCTGCTCGCGGCGATCGACGCCGCGCTTGCGCTGGCCGAGCTGCCGCCGGAGCTGCTGGCGCAGCTGGGCACGCCCGGACTGACGATCGAAGGACTGCAGGTACCGGTCGCGGATCAGACCGACATCGACATCCTCGGCCGGTTGCCGGACGGCACCGAGGTCCGGTTCGAGGTCAAGGACTACGGGGAGTTCGGTCTCGTCCAGGACCGCGCCAAGATCCTCCAGCAGCTCGGAACGCAGCGCCGGCTGGCCGACGAGGCGTACCAGCGCGGACAAGAGGCGGGTGAGCCGTCGGGGCGGCCGCCGCTCGTCATCGGCCTCTACACCAATCAACTGACCAACGCTCTCCTCGCGCAGCTGCTGGCCAACGGCGCCGACGCGGTCTGGCACTACCACGGTTTCCAGCTCTTCACCTCCGCTGTCGTGCACGAGGGCAGGGGGCAGCGGCCGGCGGCTACCGATCCGAATCCGCCCACTGCCCCGACCGTGCCGAGGGGGAACACCGACGCGGTGGACGTCGTCACCCAGCTGCTCACGTCTGGCTTTCAGGTCGGCGACCCGGTCACCGTCACCACCGATCCCGAGGGCGTCGACGTCGTCTTCGGTGAGAACACCCAGCGCCGGGTGCTGGTCGACCGCGCAGCCCTCCCCCCGGGTACGCAGGTGCGGCTGGGCTACGACCCCGACGCCGGCGCGTTCCGGCTGACCGTCGGCCAGGACGTCGACGTCAACGATCCCGGCGTCCGGGTCGAGCTGGCCCAGGCGTTGGGCCGGGTCGTGCTCGGGCCCTCCGAGTTCCGCGCTGACGACCGCAGTTCCGAGGACATGTTCCTCGACGTGCTCCAGGCGTACAGCTATATGGGCATTTCGGATGTCGGTCACGCGCTGGCGATGAGCCGGCCGGCCGGGCAGACCGGCCGCGAGGCGGACGTGGCCGCAGCGGTACGCCTGACGCAGCAGGCGCGGGCCGACGAGCAGCGCGTCATGCGGGTGTTGCGGGCGGCGCTGGCGGTCGATCCGAGCTTGGCCGACGTCATCGTCCGTTTGACGGCCATCGACGCGACCGTGAGCGGCCACCCGGCCCGTCGGCTCGCGCGGCTGGTGGGCCGGCTCGACGCCCCGGCCAGCGACAGCGCCCCGGCCGGCGACAGCGCGCAGGACGTGCGGCGGCGGGCCGAGGTCGGCCGGATCATGGCCGCGACCCTGGCGGCCACCCGTGGGCAGCTCGATCAGCGGATGTCGGGGTCGGTGGACGTGGCGGACCTGTCGACGATCGCCGACGAGGCAGTGAATCATGCGCTGACTGTCCTCGGCACCGCGCAGGCGAACGGCGATCCGCTCCAGGCGATCGGACCGGACGGCGCTTTCACGTCGGAGACGTCCACAGCAGCGCAGGTTACCGCCGCGGAGTTCCAGTCCGAACTGGACAGCCGGACGGCGCGCGACGGGCAGACCGAGCGGCAGCGTGTGGCGTTGCGGCCACTTGCCGGTGGACCCGCGCGGCTGGACGTCTCGCTGCGAGCCGCGCTGCGCTCAGTCGCCGCGACGCTCGGCTTCGCCACGCCCAGCGAGGAGGTGGCGATGCTGGCCCGCTGGGGCGAGGCGCTGCACGGCCTCGCCGGCGAGGGCACGCCGGAGTCGGCTGCGGCCATCGTGGACACCGCGCGCGATGTGATCCGGCGGACGATCGCGAACCCGGATCGGATGTCCATTCGCGACACTGATCGTGGCGACGCGTACGTGGTGTTTCAGCGTCTCCTGCCGAACGGGCAGGTCGTCGCGGTCACCGTCCAGGTGCACCGGTTCCTGGCCGATCGGGAGGCGATCGTCACCGACGTCGAGGTCCGGCCGGACCTGCGTACCGACGCCGGGCGGCCGATGGCGGGGGCGATGCCGCACCGGGTTCGGCTGGCACCGCGGCGTGGACCGATGCGGAACGACTTCGTGAACGACCTTGGCATGGGCACGCCGTACACCTCGGCCACGGCGATCCGGGCCGCCATGGGAAGGGTGGCGGACGCGCTGGGCTTGACCGTGACCGAGGACGGCGGTCGCACCACGTATGACCTCGGTTGGCGGGACGGCGAGGGCCCTGCGCGGGTCCGCGTCCGGATCGCCGGGGTGGGGGGCGGGCGCGGCGTCGAGGTGCGCCCGCCCCGGCCCGGCCGGGGAGAGCGGGTCTGGGAGTTGCGCGTCGATCCGCGCCAGCTCAACCGCGTCGGGCTGCCGCTCGACATCGCCGAAGCGCTCGGGCTCGCGTACGCGACCCACGCGGAACATGTCGACGGGTGGGTCCGGCCGTCCGCCGACGTGACGCCGCAGGCTGCCCGGCTAGCCGCCATCGCTGCGGTGATGACGGTTCCGCAGCCCGCCTCGGCGACCCCGGCGGGACGGCGGCTGGCGGCCGAAGCGCAGGCGCTCATCGAGAACCTGGGTCTGCGGCTCGACCAGCCCGAGCACGGTCAGCGCCGGGCCGAGCTGGCTTCGACGATCGCGACCTTGTTCGGCGCGGACGCGGCGACCGCGGTCGACACCCTGCTCGCCGACCAGGGTGTCGCGGCGGCCGACCTCAGCAACGCCGAGACCAGGAAGTTCGCGGAGAAGGCTCGCGAGCAGGCCGCCGCGCGTGACCGCGCCCGGACGGTCACCGACCTCCTCCTCGACCAGCAGCCGGGCCAGGCGACGACGCAGACCCCGGAGATCGCCGAGCTTCGCGGGATAGGCCCGACGCTGACGGCGACCGAGATCGCCGAGCAGCTGGCGACCGTGCTGCCGGAAGTGGCGCTGAGCCGTGGTCTGACGCTCACCGCAGTACGCCGGGACGGCTTGGACACCGTGGCCACGGTCACCCACCCCAGCCTCGCGGGCCCGGTGACCGTACGCCTCCGGACCGGATCACCGGCCACCGGCACCTCGGCGCACACGACGATCGACTTCGCCGACCGCTCGGTGACCATCACGGTCGCTCACGGGCAGTCCGCGGACCTCGTCTCGCTGCACCTGGTCGGAGCGCTGACCCAGGCTTTGGAGACCGTTGGGCGTACCGACGACGGCAGACCGGGCCAGCCGGCGGACGCGCTGGGCCATCATCAGCTCAGCTATCGCCAGCGACACGACATCCACGGGGCCAGTCCCGCCGACGTCGCGCTCGCCGCCCAGATTCAATGGCAGGCGGAACGGATGGGCGTCGACCATCGTGCCGCCACGGTCGCCAACCTGATCGTCCTGCTGCATCAGGCCGGCGTACGCGACGGGCAGGTGCATTCCACCTTGCGCCGCCGGTTGCTGGTCCGGCTCATGCCGGCTCCGATCGCGTTCCGGGTGAAGGCGCTGCTGGAGATGGAAAGCGTGCTGGATCCGGCGATCCGGTCCGCGGTGCCGACCATGACGACCGCACCGTCGCGGACGGTCTCGCGGGGGCGACGGCGGTTCACGGTGAACCTGCCGGTGTCGCTGGAGTCGACGGGCTCGCTGAGCACCCCGCCGCATCAGCCACTGCTGCCGTTCGTACGCCGGATCGGCCCTCGCCGGGCGGACCGGTTGGAACGGCGGATCGCCGCACGGCGGTTCCAGATCAGCCGCATGGGCTCGGACTGGGTCGCAGCGCGGCGTACGCCGACGACCGCCGCTCTGGCGCGTAGCGCGCTGTGGCCGGTGAAGTTCCTCCGAGCGAGGCCGTTGGCGCTGCTCACCGGCAAGCTCCGCTACCAGCGCCCGTGGCGGGTCAGCGCGTTCAGCAACCGGACCGGCTTCACCCGGTTGCTGCTGCCCGACGGCTCGCACAAGTGGGTGGCCTACACGAAAACCGCGGCGACCCGGACGATCAACCGGCTCGGCGGGTTGCGGTTCTCCACGTATACGCCGTGGAACGACAACGCCGCTCCCGATCAGGGTCACGGCAACCGATACGGCCCCACCGGTACGCCACCGGCGTGGTTGTTCCCGCTCACGGGCCACGCCGTGATCGACCTGATCGCCGGGATCGTCGGGCACCTCCCCGTCACGGTCAGCACCAAGGACGGCAGTGGCATCGGCACGCCTCTCCCGTTCGGCAACAAGGAGAGCGAGACGCGGCCGACCACGATCCGGGCGATCGGCGACTTCGGCGACGGCACCCGGATCGCGATCGCGCGCATGACGCCGTCGCCGGATCTGACGAACACTCACACCTTCACGGCGTACGTGTTCATCGGGACGTTCCTCGACGTCAAGATCGCCGGGGTGACGAGCTTCTACATCTGGGTCGGCGGCCAAGGCGTCTCGGTCACCGGCAGCCAGGACTACGACGAGCTGGTCCGCAATCTCGCCGAGATCACCGACGAGCATCGGCGCCTGATCGCGGAGGGACACCGCGTGCGGGCCTGGTGGCACCGGCGCAAGGCGGTCAGCACGTACTTCGGTTCGTTCAAGGGCGGTGGCGAGATGCAGCCGCTCGTCTTCGAGATCGGCTACTCCCACCGCTACACGCCTTACCTGGACACCTTCGACCGGCTGGGCTGGGACGTCAGCCAGGTTCACGACATCGCGAGCACGCCGGAGCACGAGCACGCCGACAATTTCCACGACCCGTTCACGCAGGGGAACGACCGCGCGGGCCTGCAGATCAATCCCAACATCTCGATCCTCGCCGGAGCCTTCGACCCGTTCACCGCGAGCCGCCGGTTGCGTACTGTTCTCAATCCCGTCAATTGGGCCCGGGCCTGGTTCCAGCGGCCTGATGTCGCCGAGGCGCTGGGCTTCAGGGACGCTGCCCCCACGCTCGTGCCCGGGACTCCCGGCGAGTCGCACCTGCCCAGCGGCGACCGTACGCCGGGCCTGATCGAGTCGGTGATCAATCCGCCGTCCGACGGCACTCCTGCCCAGCCCTACCGATCGCCGTACAACTTCGACGGACCGGGGGACGATGATGACGACGAGACGCCGGGCCCGATAGTTTGGACTCCGCCGCGAGGGTGA
- a CDS encoding sensor histidine kinase, translating to MTSSATERLRRLRWVLTALVTAANMLAIVGLAWWIVRTDGRQGQARLDAELHRVTSSVSRLIILDDAIDFSLVNTDELNDRCPQFAIMPGGALTFQAHISRQLCVPMDNAVLSGLTATAIRTGGAVVGYQRGSGGELVRVRVEPLLDRKHDYVGAVVAVADTAAEQKRHNKLTALVIGGCVVLFAGLGAAAHALSGRAIRPVAAALHQQEVLLAETAHDLRTPVAALRALAETALDNPERQADLLSRTVRLAGRMGRIIDGLLVRARLAAGVEKLAIQPMWLDQLVTAVVEDTAPEGAQITVTAAPTKVNADPILIQRAIGNLLDNAIRYGRRPGASAIVHITVAGGVVTVADHGPGIDAALADEAFDRFSSTGGSSGLGLSIVRWVAQAHRGTLTVYNADEGGAIFELRLPVSAP from the coding sequence ATGACGTCGTCGGCCACCGAGCGGCTGCGCCGACTGCGCTGGGTGCTCACCGCCCTGGTCACCGCCGCCAACATGCTCGCGATCGTGGGCCTGGCCTGGTGGATCGTCCGCACCGACGGCCGGCAGGGGCAGGCCCGGCTCGACGCCGAACTGCATCGGGTCACCTCGTCGGTCAGCCGGCTGATCATCCTGGACGACGCCATCGACTTCAGCCTCGTCAACACCGACGAGCTCAACGACCGCTGCCCCCAGTTCGCGATCATGCCCGGCGGCGCGCTGACCTTCCAGGCGCACATCTCGCGGCAGCTCTGCGTACCGATGGACAACGCCGTGCTCAGCGGACTGACCGCCACCGCGATCCGGACCGGTGGGGCGGTCGTCGGCTACCAGCGGGGCAGCGGCGGCGAGCTGGTCCGCGTACGCGTCGAGCCGCTGCTCGACCGCAAACACGACTACGTCGGCGCGGTGGTCGCCGTCGCCGACACCGCAGCCGAGCAGAAGCGCCACAACAAGCTGACGGCGCTGGTCATCGGCGGCTGCGTGGTGCTCTTCGCCGGCCTGGGCGCGGCGGCGCACGCGCTGTCGGGCCGGGCGATCCGGCCGGTGGCGGCGGCCCTGCACCAGCAGGAGGTGCTGCTCGCCGAGACCGCACACGATCTGCGTACGCCGGTCGCGGCGTTGCGTGCCCTCGCCGAGACCGCCCTGGACAACCCCGAGCGACAGGCCGACCTGCTGTCGCGCACCGTACGCCTGGCCGGCCGGATGGGCCGGATCATCGACGGTCTGCTCGTCCGGGCTCGGCTCGCCGCGGGCGTGGAGAAGCTGGCCATCCAGCCGATGTGGCTCGACCAGCTCGTGACGGCCGTCGTCGAGGACACCGCCCCGGAAGGTGCGCAGATCACCGTCACCGCCGCGCCCACCAAGGTCAACGCCGACCCGATCCTGATCCAGCGCGCGATCGGCAATCTGCTCGACAACGCGATCCGATATGGACGTCGGCCGGGCGCGTCGGCGATCGTGCACATCACCGTGGCCGGCGGCGTCGTCACCGTCGCCGATCACGGTCCCGGCATCGACGCGGCGCTCGCCGACGAGGCGTTCGACCGGTTCTCCAGCACCGGCGGCTCCTCCGGCCTCGGGCTGTCGATCGTCCGCTGGGTCGCCCAGGCGCACCGGGGCACTCTGACGGTCTACAACGCCGACGAGGGCGGCGCGATCTTCGAGCTGCGCCTGCCGGTCAGCGCACCGTGA
- a CDS encoding response regulator transcription factor, which translates to MTRVLVVEDDEDLRVAVAAKLSADGLLVDTARDIASADEALSGQEFDCVVFDRMLPDGDSIGYVHTRRRQGWAVPVLFLTARDALADRVAGFEHGGDDYLVKPFSVAELSARVENLCRRTGRPSVLRHADLELDCARREVRRAGVLITCSVKEYAVLEYLLTRADQIVERAEVIEHCWDSGTDPMSNVVDVVVKRLRRKLHEPQLIHTVRGRGYLLGIA; encoded by the coding sequence ATGACACGAGTGCTGGTCGTCGAGGACGATGAGGATCTTCGCGTGGCGGTGGCCGCGAAACTGAGCGCCGACGGACTGCTCGTCGACACCGCCCGGGACATCGCGTCCGCGGACGAAGCCCTGAGCGGCCAAGAGTTCGACTGCGTGGTGTTCGACCGGATGCTGCCCGACGGCGACTCGATCGGCTACGTGCACACCCGCCGCCGGCAGGGCTGGGCCGTGCCCGTCCTGTTCCTCACCGCCCGCGACGCGTTGGCCGACCGGGTCGCCGGATTCGAGCACGGCGGCGACGACTACCTGGTCAAGCCGTTCTCCGTCGCCGAACTCAGCGCCCGGGTGGAGAACCTGTGCCGCCGCACGGGACGGCCGTCGGTGTTACGCCACGCCGATCTGGAGCTAGACTGCGCACGCCGGGAGGTCCGCCGCGCCGGCGTCCTGATCACCTGCTCGGTCAAGGAGTACGCGGTGCTGGAATACCTCCTGACCAGGGCCGATCAGATCGTCGAGCGGGCCGAGGTGATCGAGCACTGCTGGGACTCCGGCACCGACCCGATGTCTAATGTGGTCGACGTGGTGGTCAAGCGCCTGCGCCGAAAGCTGCACGAGCCGCAGCTCATCCACACCGTCCGGGGCCGGGGCTACCTGCTGGGCATCGCATGA
- a CDS encoding helix-turn-helix transcriptional regulator: MNTSEPGGIEAILASAVSEVLVMSTGSAPIGQYRAVDRENLARGVRYRVLFPDSMRLTTKLSRMALAGAAVRTNVEIPVEAIVIDGTTALLPNHPTGVAAFRLPGVVTATLELFGWIWSSAVPLTPVEEAGDDGPLTWRERDLMTLLYTGHTDESAAMKLGISVRTVRRMVADIMNRLGARSRFQAGAKAAGQGWLMARAS; encoded by the coding sequence GTGAACACCTCAGAGCCCGGCGGGATCGAGGCGATCCTGGCCTCGGCGGTCAGCGAGGTCCTGGTCATGAGCACGGGATCCGCGCCGATCGGCCAGTACCGCGCCGTCGACCGGGAGAACCTCGCCCGCGGCGTACGCTATCGCGTCCTGTTCCCCGATTCGATGCGGCTGACCACCAAACTCAGCCGGATGGCGCTGGCCGGCGCCGCTGTGCGTACCAATGTAGAGATCCCGGTGGAAGCGATCGTGATCGACGGCACGACGGCCCTGCTGCCCAATCATCCGACCGGCGTGGCCGCGTTCCGGCTGCCGGGCGTGGTGACCGCGACGCTGGAGCTGTTCGGGTGGATCTGGTCTTCCGCGGTGCCGCTGACCCCGGTGGAGGAGGCCGGCGACGACGGCCCGCTGACCTGGCGGGAGCGGGACCTCATGACCCTGCTGTACACCGGGCACACCGACGAGTCGGCGGCGATGAAGCTGGGCATCTCGGTGCGGACCGTGCGGCGGATGGTCGCCGACATCATGAACCGGCTCGGTGCGCGCAGCCGGTTCCAGGCCGGGGCGAAGGCCGCGGGGCAGGGTTGGTTGATGGCGAGGGCGAGCTGA